From a single Bradyrhizobium sediminis genomic region:
- a CDS encoding helix-turn-helix domain-containing protein has product MNDDDRRESGRLMLISPERVFYAGLLGRPRKRTSGGYNIYVAMRGQLKITEGKSEVMGEVAMVSPYSTHSVESDHTSIICLVIEPETVDPAAMAALSARISGLEAPDFARRIRDAYEALRLGERNGGFTTADFDQLCFGENLPDRNIDCRIRRAAAKLNDFSGVKMTAADCAASVSLSPSRFLHLFKEQTGVSFRAFRAWKRARHLLHFVNEDINLAHLAQDIGYPDSTHFSHSIRRFYGLQPRAIFSGSRDLAIYRSDAGVLDSAGFRQGRP; this is encoded by the coding sequence ATGAACGATGACGACCGCCGCGAATCCGGGCGGCTGATGCTGATCAGCCCCGAACGGGTGTTCTATGCGGGCCTGCTCGGCAGGCCGCGAAAGCGCACCAGTGGCGGATACAACATCTACGTCGCGATGCGCGGGCAGCTCAAAATCACCGAAGGCAAGTCGGAGGTAATGGGCGAGGTGGCGATGGTGTCGCCCTATTCGACCCACAGCGTCGAGAGCGATCACACCTCGATCATCTGCCTCGTGATCGAACCGGAAACGGTCGATCCTGCGGCGATGGCTGCGCTGAGCGCCAGGATTTCCGGGCTTGAGGCGCCCGACTTCGCGCGGCGAATTCGCGATGCCTACGAGGCCCTGCGCCTTGGCGAGCGCAATGGCGGCTTTACCACTGCCGATTTCGACCAGCTCTGTTTCGGCGAGAATCTGCCGGACCGCAACATCGATTGCCGCATCCGCCGTGCGGCCGCAAAACTCAACGATTTCTCCGGCGTCAAGATGACCGCAGCCGACTGCGCCGCATCGGTCAGCCTGTCGCCGTCGCGCTTCCTGCATCTGTTCAAGGAACAGACCGGCGTATCGTTCCGCGCGTTTCGCGCCTGGAAGCGGGCACGGCATTTGCTGCATTTCGTCAACGAGGACATCAACCTCGCGCATCTGGCGCAGGACATCGGCTATCCCGATTCGACCCATTTCAGCCATTCGATCCGCCGGTTCTACGGCCTGCAGCCGCGCGCGATCTTTTCGGGCTCCAGGGATCTGGCGATCTATCGCAGCGACGCGGGCGTGCTCGACAGCGCCGGATTCCGTCAGGGACGGCCCTGA
- a CDS encoding flavin-containing monooxygenase — MNVTAPLRTMSAAQAVEHFDVLIVGAGISGVGSAYHLTKQLPGTTFVVLEEQESFGGTWLTHKYPGIRSDSDLHTFGYRFKPWVGPPIATADEIRAYMGEVIDENDLARHIRYRHRINSAKWSSETNRWTVEAVDQASGEARTFTANFLWMCQGYYRHSEGYTPEWQGMADYKGRIIHPQRWPGDLDLSGKKVVVIGSGATAATLIPAIADKCEHVTMLQRSPTYFRTGRNAIELAEQLRQLQVKEEWIHEIVRRKILFDQDLFTRLSFTEPEKIKQELLNGIRAALGPGSDDIVEKHFTPKYRPWRQRIAFVPDADLFEAVKSGKASVVTDEIDRFTKDGILLKSGETLIADIIVTATGFNLNVLGDIAFEIDGKPLDFSDTVTYRGMMFTGIPNMAWVFGYFRASWTLRTDLVADFVCRLLAHMKEKGAKKVVPALRPQEGNMPLHSWIDPENFNPGYMMRNMHLLPKRGDKPEWQHSQDYWAEKDEIPAIDLDDAAFVYD; from the coding sequence ATGAATGTAACCGCACCCCTCCGCACCATGTCCGCCGCGCAGGCGGTCGAGCATTTCGATGTCCTGATCGTCGGCGCCGGCATTTCCGGCGTCGGCAGCGCCTATCACCTTACCAAGCAGCTCCCGGGCACCACCTTTGTCGTTCTGGAAGAGCAGGAGAGTTTTGGCGGCACCTGGCTGACCCACAAATATCCGGGCATCCGCTCCGACAGCGACCTGCACACCTTCGGCTATCGCTTCAAGCCCTGGGTCGGCCCGCCGATCGCGACCGCCGACGAAATCCGCGCCTATATGGGCGAGGTGATCGACGAGAACGATCTCGCGAGGCACATCCGCTACCGCCATCGCATCAATTCGGCGAAGTGGTCGAGCGAAACCAATCGATGGACCGTCGAAGCGGTCGACCAGGCCAGCGGCGAGGCCCGAACCTTCACCGCGAACTTTCTCTGGATGTGCCAGGGCTATTACCGTCATTCGGAAGGCTACACCCCTGAATGGCAGGGGATGGCGGACTACAAGGGCCGCATCATCCATCCGCAGCGCTGGCCCGGGGATCTGGACCTGTCGGGCAAGAAGGTCGTGGTGATCGGCTCCGGCGCGACCGCGGCGACGTTGATCCCGGCAATTGCGGACAAGTGCGAACATGTCACCATGCTGCAGCGTTCGCCGACCTATTTCAGAACCGGCCGCAACGCCATCGAACTGGCCGAGCAGCTCCGGCAGTTGCAGGTCAAGGAGGAATGGATCCACGAGATCGTGCGCCGCAAGATCCTGTTCGATCAGGACCTGTTCACCCGCCTCTCCTTTACCGAGCCGGAGAAGATCAAGCAGGAACTGCTCAACGGCATTCGCGCCGCGCTCGGGCCCGGTTCGGACGACATCGTCGAGAAGCATTTCACCCCGAAATACCGGCCGTGGCGGCAGCGCATCGCCTTCGTGCCCGACGCCGACCTGTTCGAGGCGGTCAAGAGCGGCAAGGCTTCGGTGGTGACCGACGAGATCGACCGCTTCACCAAGGACGGCATCCTGCTGAAATCCGGCGAGACGCTCATAGCCGACATCATCGTCACCGCGACCGGGTTCAACCTCAATGTGCTCGGCGACATCGCCTTCGAGATCGACGGCAAGCCGCTCGATTTCTCCGATACCGTGACCTATCGCGGCATGATGTTCACCGGCATCCCGAACATGGCCTGGGTGTTCGGCTATTTCCGCGCCAGCTGGACGCTGCGCACCGATCTGGTGGCGGACTTCGTCTGCCGGCTGCTGGCGCACATGAAGGAGAAGGGCGCGAAGAAGGTGGTGCCGGCGCTACGGCCGCAGGAAGGCAATATGCCGTTGCATTCCTGGATCGATCCGGAGAATTTCAATCCCGGCTATATGATGCGCAATATGCATCTGTTGCCCAAGCGCGGCGACAAGCCGGAATGGCAGCACAGCCAGGATTACTGGGCCGAGAAGGATGAAATCCCGGCGATCGACCTCGACGATGCGGCGTTCGTATACGATTAG
- a CDS encoding acyl-CoA dehydrogenase family protein, translating into MASPFYTAEHEAYRDVMRRFVDKEIEPYAHEWDEAGEFPRELYAKASAIGLLGLGFPEEYGGVDADQFMKIVASQELARAGAGGVSASLMSHTIGSPPIARAARPEIKARVLPQVLSGQKISALAITEPSGGSDVANLRTKARRDGDHYVVSGEKTFITSGMRADYLTVAVRTGGEGPGGVSLLLIEGDTPGLSRTKLKKMGWWASDTATLHFDGCRVPAENLIGEEGQAFKLIMQNFNSERMGMAASCTAYARVCVEEAIEYAKQRQTFGKPIAQHQVIRHKLVDMAQKVAASQAMLEMLAWRLGQGESPVAEICMMKNQATQTMAFCASEAVQIFGGAGFMRGVKVERIYREVKVNAIGGGTEEIMKDLASRQMGL; encoded by the coding sequence ATGGCCAGCCCGTTCTACACCGCCGAACACGAAGCCTATCGCGACGTGATGCGCCGCTTTGTCGACAAGGAAATCGAGCCCTACGCCCATGAATGGGATGAGGCGGGCGAGTTTCCCCGCGAGCTCTATGCGAAGGCCTCGGCCATCGGCCTCTTGGGCCTTGGATTCCCGGAAGAATATGGCGGCGTCGACGCCGACCAGTTCATGAAAATCGTGGCCTCGCAGGAGCTGGCCCGGGCCGGCGCCGGCGGGGTCAGTGCAAGCCTGATGAGCCACACCATCGGCTCGCCGCCGATCGCGCGCGCCGCCCGTCCCGAAATCAAGGCGCGCGTGCTGCCGCAGGTGCTGTCGGGCCAGAAAATCTCCGCGCTCGCGATCACCGAACCGAGCGGCGGATCCGACGTCGCCAATCTCAGGACCAAGGCGCGCCGCGACGGCGACCATTACGTCGTCAGCGGCGAAAAGACCTTCATTACCTCGGGCATGCGCGCCGACTATCTGACGGTGGCGGTGCGCACCGGCGGCGAGGGCCCGGGCGGCGTCAGCCTGCTCTTGATCGAAGGCGATACGCCGGGCCTGTCGCGCACCAAGCTGAAGAAGATGGGCTGGTGGGCGTCGGATACCGCGACCTTGCATTTCGACGGTTGCCGCGTGCCGGCCGAGAACCTGATCGGCGAGGAAGGCCAGGCCTTCAAGCTCATCATGCAGAATTTCAACAGCGAGCGCATGGGCATGGCGGCGAGCTGCACGGCCTATGCCCGGGTCTGCGTCGAGGAGGCGATCGAATATGCCAAGCAGCGCCAGACCTTCGGCAAGCCGATCGCCCAGCACCAGGTGATCCGCCACAAGCTGGTGGACATGGCGCAGAAGGTCGCGGCCTCGCAAGCGATGCTGGAAATGCTGGCGTGGCGGCTCGGGCAGGGCGAAAGCCCGGTTGCCGAGATCTGCATGATGAAGAACCAGGCGACGCAGACCATGGCGTTCTGCGCCTCCGAAGCGGTGCAGATCTTCGGCGGCGCCGGCTTCATGCGCGGCGTCAAGGTCGAGCGCATCTACCGCGAGGTCAAGGTCAACGCCATCGGCGGCGGCACCGAGGAGATCATGAAGGATCTGGCCTCAAGGCAGATGGGATTGTGA
- a CDS encoding glutathione S-transferase family protein, which yields MITLYHCHAARSFRPLWMLEEMGLAYDLKMLPFPPRVLAKEYLAINPLGTIPFMIDGDTKMTESSGICHYLGTRHGPTPLIVGVDEPAYGAFLNWMYFSDATLTFPQTLVLRYSQLEPEERRNPQVAGDYAKWFLGRLRAVEAATANAETLVAGRFTAADIVIGYALRLAENIGLSKDFGPNVAAYWQRLQARDGYRRAVAAETLAGEQQKVARRS from the coding sequence ATGATCACGCTTTATCACTGCCATGCCGCGCGCTCGTTCCGGCCGCTGTGGATGCTGGAAGAGATGGGCTTGGCCTATGACCTCAAAATGCTGCCGTTTCCGCCGCGGGTATTGGCCAAGGAATATCTCGCCATCAATCCGCTCGGCACCATTCCGTTCATGATCGACGGCGATACCAAAATGACGGAGTCCTCGGGCATCTGCCACTATCTCGGCACCAGGCACGGACCGACGCCGCTGATCGTCGGCGTCGACGAGCCGGCCTACGGCGCGTTCCTGAACTGGATGTATTTCAGCGACGCGACGCTGACCTTTCCGCAGACGCTGGTGCTCCGCTACAGCCAGCTCGAGCCCGAGGAACGGCGCAATCCGCAGGTGGCGGGAGATTACGCCAAATGGTTTCTGGGGAGGCTGCGGGCGGTCGAAGCCGCCACGGCGAACGCCGAGACGCTGGTCGCCGGCCGCTTCACCGCGGCCGATATCGTCATCGGCTATGCGTTGCGGCTGGCCGAAAACATCGGGCTATCCAAGGATTTCGGGCCCAACGTCGCCGCCTATTGGCAGCGCCTGCAGGCGCGCGACGGCTACAGAAGGGCAGTCGCCGCCGAGACGCTGGCCGGCGAGCAGCAGAAGGTCGCGCGGCGCTCCTGA
- a CDS encoding ABC transporter substrate-binding protein — MTSLNRRSLLAGSAAAGVVAVAGPSRAADAPGVTATEIKIGCTTSLSGPVSALGTIARCSDAYFRMINEQGGIAGRKINFIFYDDAFNPAKTVEQTRKLIESDNVAFLFSMLGTAPNSAVVKYINANRVPHLFLSVNGDKWGDYQTYPWTMGFAPSSRTEAQIFAKYALSQKPDAKFALLYQNDDLGKDFVNGLRDVLGARYDSLVKAVSYEVTDPTIDSQVVTLRASNADVLISGVTARFAAQAIRKVFELGWKPIHFVTSGAASVASTIIPVGPERAQGLITSVYIKDPSDPTWAEDAGMKDYMKFMAKYYGDGNPKEFLNAYGYTVTSVLRILLEQCKGDFSRESIMAQANNLRNVEVPTLLPGVRVNTSPTNHRPLQQMQLQRWEGQGYVRFGNIIEGAAL; from the coding sequence ATGACTTCGCTCAACCGTCGTTCGCTGTTGGCCGGCTCGGCCGCTGCCGGTGTTGTCGCTGTTGCCGGACCTTCCCGCGCCGCAGACGCCCCCGGCGTTACCGCCACCGAGATCAAGATCGGCTGCACCACGTCGCTGAGCGGCCCGGTCTCGGCGTTGGGCACCATCGCCAGATGCTCGGATGCCTATTTCCGGATGATCAACGAGCAGGGCGGCATCGCCGGCCGCAAGATCAATTTCATCTTCTATGACGACGCCTTCAATCCGGCGAAGACTGTCGAGCAGACCAGGAAGCTGATCGAGAGCGACAATGTCGCCTTCCTGTTTTCGATGCTCGGCACCGCGCCGAATTCGGCCGTGGTGAAGTACATCAACGCCAACAGGGTGCCGCATCTGTTCCTGTCGGTGAACGGCGACAAGTGGGGCGATTACCAGACCTATCCCTGGACCATGGGCTTCGCGCCGAGTTCGAGGACCGAGGCGCAGATCTTCGCCAAGTATGCCCTCAGCCAGAAGCCGGACGCGAAATTCGCGCTGCTCTACCAGAACGACGATCTCGGCAAGGATTTCGTCAACGGCCTGCGCGACGTATTGGGCGCGCGGTATGATTCTCTGGTCAAGGCGGTGTCCTATGAGGTCACCGATCCCACCATCGATTCGCAGGTCGTCACCTTGCGCGCCAGCAACGCCGACGTGCTGATATCGGGCGTCACCGCAAGATTTGCCGCGCAGGCGATCCGCAAGGTCTTTGAGCTCGGCTGGAAGCCGATTCATTTCGTCACCAGCGGGGCGGCGTCGGTCGCCTCCACGATCATTCCCGTCGGGCCCGAGCGCGCCCAGGGTCTGATCACCTCGGTGTACATCAAGGATCCGTCCGATCCGACATGGGCCGAAGACGCCGGGATGAAGGACTACATGAAGTTCATGGCGAAGTACTATGGCGACGGAAATCCGAAGGAGTTCCTCAACGCCTATGGGTACACCGTCACGTCGGTGCTGCGGATATTGCTGGAGCAATGCAAGGGAGACTTCTCCCGGGAAAGCATCATGGCCCAGGCCAACAATCTCAGGAACGTCGAGGTTCCGACGCTGCTGCCGGGCGTTCGCGTCAACACCAGCCCGACCAACCACCGCCCGCTGCAGCAGATGCAGCTGCAACGCTGGGAGGGGCAGGGTTACGTCCGGTTCGGCAATATCATCGAGGGGGCGGCGCTCTGA
- a CDS encoding acyl-CoA dehydrogenase family protein, with the protein MDFEHSPRAIELQAKLSAFMARHVYPVENLYQEQVENGHRHHRPPILEDLKRLARAEGLWNLFLPGDHGAGIGNLEYAPLAEIMGRISWASEIFNCSAPDTGNMEVLSLYGTPEQKKRWLEPLLSGDIRSGFSMTEPEVASSDATNIQCSIRRDGNDYVINGRKWFTSGAMSEDCKILIVMGKTDPDNPNKHLQQSMVLVPRETPGIRIVRDMRVFGYDDAPVGHPEIVYDNVRVPVSNMLLGEGRGFEIAQGRLGPGRIHHCMRLIGCAQRALELMCARAQSRIAFGKALGEQGSVREDIAHSWCEIEQARLLTLRAAEKMDREGNKAARDMIAAAKVVVPSMAARVIDRAIQIHGGAGVSQDTFLAEAYTYARFMRLGDGPDQVHLAQLGRGLLKRYGTPA; encoded by the coding sequence ATGGATTTCGAGCACAGCCCCAGGGCGATCGAGCTGCAGGCGAAGCTGTCGGCCTTCATGGCCCGGCACGTCTATCCCGTGGAAAACCTCTATCAGGAGCAGGTCGAGAACGGGCATCGCCATCACCGCCCGCCGATCCTGGAAGACCTGAAGCGCCTTGCCCGCGCCGAAGGGCTGTGGAACCTGTTCCTGCCCGGCGATCATGGCGCCGGCATCGGCAATCTCGAATACGCGCCGCTGGCCGAGATCATGGGGCGGATTTCCTGGGCCTCCGAAATCTTCAATTGTTCGGCGCCCGATACCGGCAACATGGAAGTGCTTTCGCTCTACGGCACCCCGGAGCAGAAGAAGCGCTGGCTCGAGCCGCTGCTGTCAGGCGACATCCGCTCGGGCTTCTCGATGACCGAGCCCGAGGTCGCATCCAGCGACGCCACCAACATCCAGTGCAGCATCCGCCGCGACGGCAACGACTACGTCATCAACGGCCGCAAGTGGTTCACCTCGGGCGCGATGAGCGAGGATTGCAAGATCCTGATCGTGATGGGCAAGACCGATCCCGACAATCCCAACAAGCATTTGCAGCAGTCGATGGTGCTGGTGCCGCGGGAGACGCCGGGGATCCGCATCGTGCGCGACATGCGCGTGTTCGGCTATGACGACGCGCCGGTCGGCCATCCCGAGATCGTCTACGACAATGTCCGGGTTCCCGTCAGCAACATGCTGCTCGGCGAAGGCCGCGGCTTTGAAATTGCGCAGGGCCGTTTGGGTCCCGGTCGCATCCATCATTGCATGCGGCTGATCGGCTGCGCGCAGCGCGCGCTGGAACTGATGTGCGCCCGCGCGCAATCGCGCATCGCCTTCGGAAAAGCCCTTGGCGAACAGGGATCGGTGCGCGAGGACATCGCCCATTCCTGGTGCGAGATCGAACAGGCCCGCCTATTGACGCTGCGGGCCGCCGAGAAGATGGATCGCGAAGGCAACAAGGCGGCGCGCGACATGATCGCGGCGGCGAAAGTCGTGGTGCCGAGCATGGCCGCCCGCGTCATCGACCGCGCCATCCAGATCCATGGCGGCGCCGGCGTTTCACAGGACACCTTCCTGGCCGAAGCCTATACCTATGCGCGCTTCATGCGGCTCGGCGACGGGCCGGATCAGGTCCACCTCGCGCAACTCGGGCGAGGATTGCTGAAACGCTATGGCACGCCAGCGTGA
- a CDS encoding acyl-CoA synthetase, producing MPVRHYDWIAHFGRRTPDKPAVVDLGSGRSYTYAQFDSRISRLAAYLRDRLKVKRGDRVAVLALNTTDTLEVQFACGRIGAVFLPLNTRLTVPELQYIVGDAAPVLMIHDTELAEVALAVAKKCNVASALLLGPGGSYEAAITAAMPLDNAELVTLDDISTIMYTSGTTGQPKGAIITHGMTFWNCVNLGGPAYVSPSTVLLTVLPLFHTGGLNCYTNPVLHAGGTVLIMRAFDPGAALQLISDPARGINQFFGVPSIYQFMAQHPSFATSDFSRLIIGGVGGAPMPVPLLKVWEERGVALQQGYGMTETSPAVLTLDKEDAARKAGSSGKPVLHTEVRIVRPDGSDAGVGELGELWVKGPNITPGYWNRPDANASSFTDGWLHTGDAARIDEEGFYYIVDRWKDMYISGGENVYPAEVENVLHQLTAIAEAAVIGIPSEQWGETGMAIIAVKPGHSITEAEIHAHCEKNLARFKRPRLIKFIDALPRNATGKIHKPTLRANFGAAKVTDQAVAS from the coding sequence TTGCCGGTTCGCCATTACGACTGGATCGCGCATTTCGGCCGCCGCACGCCGGACAAGCCGGCGGTGGTCGATCTCGGCAGCGGACGCAGTTACACCTACGCGCAGTTCGATTCCCGGATTTCGCGCCTCGCCGCGTATCTGCGCGACCGGTTGAAGGTCAAGCGCGGCGACCGCGTCGCCGTGCTGGCGCTGAACACGACCGATACGCTGGAAGTGCAGTTCGCCTGTGGGCGGATCGGCGCGGTGTTCCTGCCGCTGAACACCCGCCTCACCGTCCCCGAGCTGCAATACATCGTCGGCGACGCCGCGCCTGTGCTGATGATCCACGACACAGAGCTGGCCGAGGTCGCGCTTGCGGTGGCGAAAAAGTGCAACGTGGCCTCCGCGCTGCTGCTCGGACCCGGCGGGTCCTATGAGGCGGCGATCACCGCCGCCATGCCGCTCGACAATGCCGAACTCGTCACGCTCGATGACATCTCGACCATCATGTACACCTCGGGCACCACGGGCCAGCCCAAGGGCGCCATCATCACCCACGGCATGACGTTCTGGAACTGCGTCAATCTCGGCGGCCCGGCCTATGTCTCGCCGTCGACGGTGCTGCTCACGGTACTGCCGCTGTTCCATACCGGCGGGCTCAATTGCTACACCAACCCGGTGCTGCATGCCGGCGGCACCGTGCTGATCATGCGCGCCTTCGATCCCGGCGCAGCGCTGCAGCTGATCAGCGATCCCGCGCGCGGCATCAACCAGTTCTTCGGCGTGCCCTCGATCTACCAGTTCATGGCGCAGCATCCTTCGTTCGCGACGTCCGACTTCAGCCGCCTCATCATCGGCGGCGTCGGCGGCGCGCCGATGCCGGTGCCGCTGTTGAAAGTGTGGGAAGAGCGCGGCGTCGCGCTGCAGCAGGGCTACGGCATGACCGAGACGTCGCCGGCGGTATTGACGCTCGACAAGGAGGACGCCGCGCGCAAGGCCGGCTCCTCCGGCAAGCCGGTGCTGCATACCGAAGTGCGGATCGTCCGGCCCGACGGGTCGGATGCCGGCGTCGGCGAACTCGGCGAATTATGGGTGAAGGGACCGAACATCACGCCCGGCTACTGGAACCGGCCGGACGCCAATGCCTCGTCGTTCACCGATGGCTGGCTGCATACCGGCGACGCCGCGCGGATCGACGAAGAAGGGTTCTACTACATCGTCGACCGCTGGAAGGACATGTACATCTCCGGCGGCGAGAACGTCTATCCGGCCGAGGTCGAGAACGTGCTGCACCAGCTCACCGCGATTGCCGAAGCCGCCGTGATCGGCATCCCAAGCGAGCAGTGGGGCGAAACCGGCATGGCGATCATCGCGGTGAAGCCCGGCCACAGCATCACCGAAGCGGAGATTCACGCGCATTGCGAGAAGAACCTCGCGCGCTTCAAGCGCCCGCGCCTGATAAAATTCATCGACGCGCTGCCGCGCAACGCCACCGGCAAGATCCACAAGCCGACCTTGCGCGCGAATTTCGGCGCGGCGAAGGTTACGGATCAGGCCGTCGCGTCGTAG
- a CDS encoding S1 family peptidase: protein MKIPAAMIAGLALLLASPAHAIVGGGVPSAEGVGRAVVTIVGSRGNFCTGALIAPKLVLTAAHCVQPGATYKIVDYGADRQPQLQDVKSVAIHPAFSMKAMTSHRATADVALLQLDAAAKGKSPALLGIPAIPIVVGSRFTIAGIGVAVRGDGKSGGTIRAAGLVATGKPGTLQIRLVDPAGQGTRDGLGACTGDSGGPVFEDKQSGPAIVGIVSWSTGANGAAGCGGLTGVTPLTLYRDWILQTARQWGSVL, encoded by the coding sequence ATGAAAATCCCGGCCGCGATGATCGCGGGCCTGGCGCTGCTGCTGGCCTCGCCGGCCCACGCCATCGTCGGCGGCGGCGTGCCGTCGGCCGAGGGCGTCGGCCGCGCCGTCGTCACCATTGTCGGCTCGCGCGGCAATTTTTGTACGGGCGCGTTGATTGCACCGAAACTGGTGTTGACCGCGGCGCATTGCGTGCAGCCGGGCGCGACCTACAAGATCGTCGACTATGGTGCGGACCGGCAGCCGCAACTGCAGGACGTGAAGAGTGTAGCCATCCATCCCGCCTTCAGTATGAAGGCCATGACTTCGCATCGCGCCACTGCCGACGTGGCGTTGCTGCAGCTCGATGCGGCTGCGAAGGGAAAGAGCCCGGCGCTGCTTGGCATACCCGCGATTCCCATTGTCGTCGGCAGCCGCTTCACCATCGCCGGCATCGGCGTCGCCGTTCGCGGCGACGGCAAGAGCGGCGGGACCATTCGTGCCGCCGGTCTGGTCGCGACCGGCAAGCCGGGGACGCTGCAAATTCGTTTGGTCGATCCGGCCGGGCAGGGCACGCGCGACGGACTTGGCGCCTGCACCGGAGATTCCGGCGGACCGGTGTTCGAGGACAAGCAGAGCGGCCCGGCCATCGTCGGCATCGTCAGCTGGTCGACCGGGGCGAACGGCGCCGCGGGCTGCGGCGGACTCACCGGCGTCACGCCGCTGACGCTCTACCGGGACTGGATTTTGCAGACCGCGCGCCAATGGGGCTCTGTGCTGTGA
- a CDS encoding acyl-CoA dehydrogenase family protein, whose product MLFTADHEEPRRILQKFIAAEINPFVDEWEKAEQFPSHELFKKLGNLGFLGLNKPVEFGGQGLDYSYALMMAEELGAIRCGGVPMAIGVQTDMATPALARFGSDEVRREFLAPAISGDAVACIGVSEPGAGSDVASIKTSARSDGDDYVINGGKMWITNGVKADWICLLANTGDGPVHRNKSLICVPMKSKGVEVARKLDKMGMRSSDTAQIFFDNVRVPKRNRIGEEGKGFTYQMIQFQEERLWGAAACLKAHEFIINETIEYTRNRRAFGQSILDNQTVHFKLAEMQTEVELLRALIYRAAEALVAGEDVTRLATMAKLKAGRLGRELTDACLQFWGGMGFMNETPVSRAYRDSRLTSIGGGADEVMLSVLCKMMGTLPGVKP is encoded by the coding sequence ATGCTCTTCACCGCAGACCACGAAGAACCCCGCCGCATCCTGCAGAAATTCATTGCGGCCGAGATCAATCCATTCGTCGACGAATGGGAGAAGGCGGAACAGTTCCCCTCGCATGAGCTGTTCAAGAAGCTCGGCAATCTCGGCTTTCTCGGCCTCAACAAGCCCGTCGAGTTCGGCGGCCAGGGGCTCGATTACAGCTATGCGCTGATGATGGCGGAAGAGCTCGGCGCGATCCGTTGCGGCGGCGTGCCGATGGCGATCGGGGTGCAGACCGACATGGCCACCCCGGCGCTGGCGCGGTTCGGCTCCGACGAGGTGCGGCGTGAATTCCTGGCGCCGGCGATATCAGGCGATGCGGTGGCCTGCATCGGCGTGTCGGAGCCGGGCGCCGGCTCGGACGTGGCGTCGATCAAGACCAGTGCGCGTTCCGACGGCGACGATTACGTCATCAACGGCGGCAAGATGTGGATCACCAACGGCGTCAAGGCCGACTGGATCTGCCTGCTCGCCAATACCGGCGACGGGCCGGTCCATCGCAACAAGTCGCTGATCTGCGTGCCGATGAAAAGCAAGGGCGTCGAGGTCGCGCGCAAGCTCGACAAGATGGGCATGCGCTCCTCCGACACCGCGCAGATCTTCTTCGACAATGTGCGGGTGCCGAAGCGCAACCGCATCGGCGAGGAAGGCAAGGGCTTCACCTACCAGATGATCCAGTTCCAGGAGGAGCGGCTGTGGGGCGCCGCGGCCTGCCTCAAGGCGCATGAATTCATCATCAACGAGACCATCGAATACACCCGCAACCGCAGGGCGTTCGGCCAGAGCATCCTCGACAACCAGACCGTCCACTTCAAGCTGGCGGAAATGCAGACCGAGGTCGAACTGCTGCGCGCGCTGATCTATCGCGCCGCCGAAGCGCTGGTCGCCGGCGAGGACGTAACGCGGCTGGCGACCATGGCAAAACTGAAAGCCGGCCGGCTCGGGCGCGAACTCACCGACGCCTGCCTGCAGTTCTGGGGCGGCATGGGCTTCATGAACGAAACGCCGGTCAGCCGCGCCTATCGCGACAGCCGCCTGACCTCGATCGGCGGCGGCGCCGACGAGGTGATGCTGTCGGTGCTGTGCAAGATGATGGGCACGCTGCCGGGAGTGAAGCCGTAG